GGCAATAGGGCAAGATCAACTTTGGCTAGTAAATGTGAGACCCGTTTATGGGCGGCGGCTAACGCTTGAGCCGCCGGCTGGGTATAAAAGGTCGCCAAGGCTTTAATCCGTGCATCAATATCAGAGGGTAAGGCCCGTTGACGGGCTAAGACCGCCTGAACCAGGGCAGCAGAGAACCCCTGTTCCTGATACCAATAGAGCAGCCGGTTGAGAATAAAGTCAAGCACCGTGGTAGCCAACTGGGGCTGTGTCAACTGATCCGCATAGCCGGTGATGGCGGCCTCAATGATCGGCGGTAGGGCTAAGGGCAAACGGTTTTCAATGAGAATACGGAGTAGCCCCAGCGCCGCTCGTCGCAGCGCAAAGGGATCTTTATCACCACTGGGCTGGGCACCGATACCAATAATACCCACCAGTGTGTCGAGTTTATCGGCTATCGCCACACTACAGGCGATCAACTCACGAGGGAGAGCATCACCGGCAAAGCGGGGTTGATAATGAGCCTGGATGGCCTGAGCGATAGTTTCCCCTTCGCCATCTGCCCGAGCGTAGTGCATGCCCATGGTACCTTGGGTGGCTGGAGACTCAAAGACCATATGACTGGCTAGATCACATTTGGCCAGCAGCGCCGCCCGCGAAGCTTGCAGAGGATCAGCTTGGAGCTCTGCAGCAATCAGGCCTGCAAGGGTTTGTAAGCGCTGAGCTTTATCATAGAGGCTCCCCAGCTGCTGTTGAAAGAGCATCGTCTGCAACCGGGGTAGTAAAGCAGCGAGTGGTTGGCGGCGATCACTATTGAAAAAGAATTGTGCATCGGCCAATCGGGGGCGGATCACCTGCTCGTTGCCATGAATAATAGCGCTAGGATCTAGGGGATCGATATTGGCTACAAAAATAAACTGCGGCAGCAGTTCTCCTTGGTGGTCATACAAGGGGAAATAACGCTGGTCTCTCTTCATGGTATGGACCAGTGCCTCTGCGGGGACTGAGAGAAATTGTGGATCAAAACGGGCGCTGAGTACCACTGGCCATTCGACCAGTGCCGTGACCTCCTCCAACAACGACTCATCCAGGTCTACCTGACTGCCGAGCTGAGTCGCCGTTTTGCTGATCTCACGGCGGATCATCGCTTGTCGTTTTGCAAAATCGGCGAGGACTCGACCCCGTTCTAACAGGATTTTCGGGTACTCTTCGGCATGACTAATGGTGAAGCTAGCCTCACCCATAAAACGGTGACCAGTCAGGGTGCGGGAAGTGGCTATCCCGAGTACTTCTCCTTCAAGGAGTTGTTCATCCAACAGGGCGACCACAGCGTGCAGCGGACGAATAAAAGGGAAAGGGTGATCACCCCAGTGCATTAATTTAACAGATTTCAAGTTTTTGAGCGCTTGATTGACCTGATTTAACAGCAGGGAAGAGGCGGGGGCTCCGGTCACTTGAGCACAGTATC
This genomic stretch from unidentified bacterial endosymbiont harbors:
- the glyS gene encoding glycine--tRNA ligase subunit beta, which translates into the protein MTTHTFLIELTTEELPPQALRTVAKNFATELALALQQAELAYGHLQWFATPRRLALKVQQLASQQPDKIVEKRGPALAQAFNLQGEPTQAAQKWAQSCQISLEQAERWHSPKGSWLRYCAQVTGAPASSLLLNQVNQALKNLKSVKLMHWGDHPFPFIRPLHAVVALLDEQLLEGEVLGIATSRTLTGHRFMGEASFTISHAEEYPKILLERGRVLADFAKRQAMIRREISKTATQLGSQVDLDESLLEEVTALVEWPVVLSARFDPQFLSVPAEALVHTMKRDQRYFPLYDHQGELLPQFIFVANIDPLDPSAIIHGNEQVIRPRLADAQFFFNSDRRQPLAALLPRLQTMLFQQQLGSLYDKAQRLQTLAGLIAAELQADPLQASRAALLAKCDLASHMVFESPATQGTMGMHYARADGEGETIAQAIQAHYQPRFAGDALPRELIACSVAIADKLDTLVGIIGIGAQPSGDKDPFALRRAALGLLRILIENRLPLALPPIIEAAITGYADQLTQPQLATTVLDFILNRLLYWYQEQGFSAALVQAVLARQRALPSDIDARIKALATFYTQPAAQALAAAHKRVSHLLAKVDLALLPASINVNLLQAPAEQLLAQQIRQLQHTLPPLLNTQAYSTALGQLAVLQPPLERFFTEVMVLVEDLPLRLNRLRLLDEIRELFLQIADISLLSASH